From the genome of Biomphalaria glabrata chromosome 1, xgBioGlab47.1, whole genome shotgun sequence, one region includes:
- the LOC129924544 gene encoding uncharacterized protein LOC129924544, with protein sequence MEQVTRPTHGTSHKTYTWNKSQDLHMKQVTRPTHGTSHKTYTWNKSQDLHMEQVTRPTHGTSHKTYTWNNLAITWSTSQIDTLSPRLYGRTDPSSLAITCTSQIDTLSPRLYGRTDPSSLAITCTSQIDTLSPRLYGRTDPSSLAITCTSQIDTLSPRLYGRTDPSSLAITWSTSQIDTLSPRLYGRTDPSSLAITWSTSQIDTLSPRLYERTDPSSLAINWSTSQIDTLSPRLYGRTDPSSLAITWSTSQKDTLSPRLYGRTDPSSLAINWSTSQIDTLSPRLYERTDPSSLAINWSTSQIDTLSPRLYERTDPSSLAITWSTSQIDTLSPRLYGRTDPSSLAINWSTSQIDTLSPRLYGRTDPSSLAINWSTSQIDTLSPSLAINWSTSQIDTLSPRLYGRTDPSSLAINWSTSQIDTLSPRLYGRTDPSSLAINWSTSQIDTLSPRLYERTDPSSLAINWSTSQIDTLSPRLYGRTDPSSLAITWSTSQIDTLSPRLYGRTDPSSLAITWSTSQIDTLSPRLYGRTDPSSLAITWSTSQIDTLSPRLYGRTDPSSLAITWSTSQIDTLSPRLYGRTDPSSLAINWSTSQIDTLSPRLYGRTDPSSLAITWSTSQIDTLSPRLYGRTDPSSLATTWSTSQVPN encoded by the exons atggaACAAGtcacaagacctacacatggaACAAGtcacaagacctacacatggaACAAGtcacaagacctacacatgaaACAAGtcacaagacctacacatggaACAAGtcacaagacctacacatggaACAAGtcacaagacctacacatggaACAAGtcacaagacctacacatggaACAAGtcacaagacctacacatggaACAA ccttgccatcaCTTGGAGTACATCTCAGATAGACACTTTgtcgccaaggctctacgggaggactgatccttccagccttgccatcaCTTGTACATCTCAGATAGACACTTTGTcaccaaggctctacgggaggactgatccttccagccttgccatcaCTTGTACATCTCAGATAGACACTTTGTcaccaaggctctacgggaggactgatccttccagccttgccatcaCTTGTACATCTCAGATAGACACTTTGTcaccaaggctctacgggaggactgatccttccagccttgccatcaCTTGGAGTACATCTCAGATAGACACTTTGTcaccaaggctctacgggaggactgatccttccagccttgccatcaCTTGGAGTACATCTCAGATAGACACTTTGTCACCAAGGCTCTACGagaggactgatccttccagccttgccatcaATTGGAGTACATCTCAGATAGACACTTTGTcaccaaggctctacgggaggactgatccttccagccttgccatcaCTTGGAGTACATCTCAGAAAGACACTTTGTcaccaaggctctacgggaggactgatccttccagccttgccatcaATTGGAGTACATCTCAGATAGACACTTTGTCACCAAGGCTCTACGagaggactgatccttccagccttgccatcaATTGGAGTACATCTCAGATAGACACTTTGTCACCAAGGCTCTACGagaggactgatccttccagccttgccatcaCTTGGAGTACATCTCAGATAGACACTTTgtcgccaaggctctacgggaggactgatccttccagccttgccatcaATTGGAGTACATCTCAGATAGACACTTTGTcaccaaggctctacgggaggactgatccttccagccttgccatcaATTGGAGTACATCTCAGATAGACACTTTGTcaccaag ccttgccatcaATTGGAGTACATCTCAGATAGACACTTTGTcaccaaggctctacgggaggactgatccttccagccttgccatcaATTGGAGTACATCTCAGATAGACACTTTGTcaccaaggctctacgggaggactgatccttccagccttgccatcaATTGGAGTACATCTCAGATAGACACTTTGTCACCAAGGCTCTACGagaggactgatccttccagccttgccatcaATTGGAGTACATCTCAGATAGACACTTTgtcgccaaggctctacgggaggactgatccttccagccttgccatcaCTTGGAGTACATCTCAGATAGACACTTTgtcgccaaggctctacgggaggactgatccttccagccttgccatcaCTTGGAGTACATCTCAGATAGACACTTTGTcaccaaggctctacgggaggactgatccttccagccttgccatcaCTTGGAGTACATCTCAGATAGACACTTTGTcaccaaggctctacgggaggactgatccttccagccttgccatcaCTTGGAGTACATCTCAGATAGACACTTTGTcaccaaggctctacgggaggactgatccttccagccttgccatcaATTGGAGTACATCTCAGATAGACACTTTGTcaccaaggctctacgggaggactgatccttccagccttgccatcaCTTGGAGTACATCTCAGATAGACACTTTGTcaccaaggctctacgggaggactgatccttccagccttgccaccACTTGGAGTACATCTCAGGTCCCAAACTGA